The genomic segment AAAGATGAAGGCTTTGGGATGGTGGTTAATGCTGGTGGGTTCACTTCGATTGGTTTCCGTTTGGTTCGGCTTTTTTGATATTTGGGCTCTTCGTCTCGCTGTTTTCTCCAACACCATCAGtaatcttctctctctctgaaCCTTGTTTTTTGGTTGCTTAATTTctttgcatttttttaattgtttctgATGATTTGTTTACTGTGAATTAGAATATACAAATTTCGGAAAGATCGCAAGAAcaaatctttaatttttaacaaagaaAGTAAGCTAGTTTTTTTCTGGGTCATGGAGACAAGGTGCTGTTTTTGTGTGCGTGCCGAGTGTTCGGTCATGTCTCTTTAAATTAGAGATCGAATCTTCAATACCCAGATTAAAAAATAGGGAAAAAGTTAAGTTAGGATCCCAAAGTCAAGGGATTTTGAAGATTCTTATAGGAAAAATGTTAACTTTGCTGCTTTGGGAGCTATGCTTTTGGAAAGCTTGTAGCGATGAcctaatttgtttttctaaaaGCAAACAAGAACTTTCAATTGGGTTAAGGAATGTTGCATTGACTGACAGAGTATTTCTTCATATGGAGTGATGTATGGagattatttttgttttaacgTTACTACTAATCAGCAACCTCTGTAGCTTAAATTAATGGAATCTTTTGCTTCTATTTTTGCTTTTCTGAATCCAATAATGAAGATCTGCTAGTCTGCATTTGAAATGCTTCAACAAACTGATCTGTAATAAACGCATAAGGATAGATGGTGTATCAGACTTGTTGGGTTAGGTCCAATTTCCTATTTGTTTTTTGCTCTGAATTTTAGATTCTTGCTTAATAGGCCAATGCTGATGATTCTTCTTACTTGAAGTTAGATTTTGATCCAAGGACTTTTTGATTGCGTCTTGGTTGATGAAAAGGAATGAGGGTTGTGTAGAGAGCAAGTCACATATCTCTATGTAAACGAAGCTAGCagaaccaagaaagatacatattGGTAGATTTTAAGTTGTAATAGGTCAGTCAATGGTAGACAAACCTAGAACTACCATGTAATGGTGGGTaccatgaaaaataacaaGGTGGATGAGTTTGGTAAGCAAACAGTTGATTTTAGGTCCATTATCCAAGAAAGATATGGGATGTCAGTTTTGGAGTAAACAAACACAAAACAGATTTGATGCATCTGAAATTTTAGATGTATTCGTTGCAGCTTCAAATGTAGTTCTTTAGGTGCATGTTTTAGGCGCATGTATAAGCCATTGCCTATTTGAAGTGAAAGATTATGTTGGCAGCAAAGGGGACATTGGTGGTTTCCAgcatgaaaaataatgaggacatgtggattttgatttaagtTGAAACACCTGGAAGAAACTATTCAATGATGGATACTATGAAGGGAATGGGTTTGCTTAGAAGGCGATAGGATTTGAGTCCAGAAGCCAAGAAAGATATAgaaatttggattttgattatgatatcaGAAAAATTAGTACTCTTAGTAGAATGTGAAAATGTCCCTGTTCCTTTCATGGTCTTTTGGGTGCATGCATATACAGTTCTGTCTTTGAACTGTATGAGTATGCCATAGGGAAAGGGAAAAGAGGAAGTGTTACTgaaaatttaagttattaCAATGCTCTCATTCCTCATCCAATGCATATATGTTAGATACGGCTTGAACATGATATTTTGTGCATGTAAAGGGAGATACTGTATTTGAGCATAGCATGCCTTACTTTTTTTGGAGAATTTTGAAGGTGTTTCATGACAACTTTAAACTATGTTTTCTATATCCTTGATGATGTGTTTTGCCTTATCCAAGTTAATTCATTTTGATGATTTCAAGTATCTGTTTTGAACAAAGCAAAGGATATTGGAATTGAATCCCTCTAAATGTAGTTGCTTTTTGGCTATTAAGAAGCTCTAAATTCTTTTGAACTACTTCAACATCAGATCGGGGAATGGAGAAAGTAAAACATATGCTAATCTGACCTTGGGATACCTATATTTTTCagatttacattttttaagaGTTAACGAAATAGTTAATACCCCATTTTATTTCTATGTTAAATGGCACCTTTGTTACCCTTGCAGTTGAGTTTTCGCTGCACTTTCTGAGATAGATATTagaaaaagggaagaagaTTCTGATATCAGTGTATTGTGAAAACGTCTCCACCTCAGAATTGCGTTTTGTTTTCTGGTGAGGAATAATTTGTCATTCCAGATCTTGATAATTGGTCATCTCCTATTTGTTTTTAACTGATATGCAGTGACTGAAGTTCACGGGAGGACATTCGGAGTTTGGACACTTTTGACTTGCACTCTCTGCTTTCTTTGTGCATTTAACTTGGAAAATAAGCCACTATACTTGGTGACATTTTTGTCATTCATCTATGCCTTTGGTCACTTTTTGACTGAATACCTCTTCTATCACACAATGGCCCTTTCAAATCTGACAACTGTAGGCATCTTTGCAGGTATGTTTTTCATGAGGAAACATGGCATCATTTTGAGTTTGTTTTACATGTCACTGCTTTTGCATGAAGTTTTTGACTGAAGTTGCCTGATAGCTTTTCCTTGACTTGTTACTGTTTACATCAAACTTGTAGATTGTATAACTGACCTTGAAATATAatcaatttaatatttaatgaaTGGTGATTATATTCTCTTCAATAGCCTGGTTTGTAGCTTTTATGTTGCAATTGCAACCGGCATAGAACTACATTGAACCAAGCCAGTCCTAAGCTTTTACAACAGCAAAAACCAAGTTTCTCCTTGATAAAGCCTGAGCTCTCTTATGCATCTTTGTTGGACCTTCTTTAGTATGTCTTGATCCGTAACAAATAATGGCATCCACATTTTAGGCTGAAACCATGATGTGTTCTAAGATTGTTATTTTTCATTGGAAAGTCATTGGTTCATCATGATCTGGTTAAAGTGTTATGGCTTATCATTTTCCATGAGACTTTGATTACCATACGACTATATGAAAATTGTCATTTTGGCCTAGAAttaatcatgtttttttttcttctcaaaatCATCAGGGACATCAATTATATGGATGCTGCTACAGTGGAATGCACATCAACAAAGACATGTCAAGCATTCCTGAAAATGGACTCATTTACTTTCAGTTGCTTTACTCTTAGTGCTGACACAGTGATTTCTCagcattaattttatttttcaaccAGCTAACGGCTGTTTACAAATAGATTGTGGAGGTCTGTCCCTGGCAGAATTCAAAGCATTCTGATGTGCAATTCTGTTTGAGTACTTTGATTATAGTTTAAATTGTAAGAAAAGAGACATGGCTCTAAACTTCTATACCATACTTAATTGGTGGTATTTGGAATCTATGGTTTTCTTGGAACCATTGCATGAACCTCATGAGGACCCCAAGGCCCAAAAACGATGAGTGTGACTTTTCTTCTCAGCAGACTCTCCTAAGGCCCAAACAGGAGGGAACATGGAAAAAGAATTCTCAAAAGGTAGCAAATGGCATCCACCCCATCCCTGGAAATTCTTCTCACTCTGTATCATGTCATTTGGATTGGGGCTACCTTTGGCATAATTTATGGCGATTAAAACTAGAATGGAGATTTCTCTATTCAATCGGACGAATCATTGGGATAAATTTGTTGTGTATTATCCAAAAGAATAGTAGAAGTTCTGCTGGATGACAAAGATGAGGAAGCTTGtgcatttaaatataatagaatagttaaaactcatttaatcTCAAGGAAGCATACAGTTAACTGATACCTCTACAAGTTACACGTTTAGTTTTACGATACAACACCAAGGCAGTTCTACTTCTTCCTAATTATTGGCAATCTTGAAAAATTTCTTCTATAGCATGGGGCAAATGCTAAAACTTTTGTACAGTTCAGCTACAGGCCTGTATTCTGAAGACAGGAAAAAGCAACTATCTCCTAAGGCATAACAAATAAACCCAACAACATGTTGATCAGGAACTACTGTCAACTTATTCTGCTGCAACTTTGCTGGAATTTCCTTCTCTTGCAAAATGTGCAAAAGAGGTTGATGAATCGTATCAGATTTTATTGTTGAAATGAAGAATCCCAAAGACCTGAAAGACTCAATTCTGAGCAACACCTGCTTTCTCACTTGTTGTTGATGATGCTAAGGTTTCCATTGTGTTCTCTGGTCTGTGCTATACTAAAACTTGATACTTCCTCACCTCTTTGTTCATCATGTACCTCCACACTTCTCAAACGTCGAATTTGAGCAGCAGTTC from the Theobroma cacao cultivar B97-61/B2 chromosome 8, Criollo_cocoa_genome_V2, whole genome shotgun sequence genome contains:
- the LOC18591902 gene encoding ergosterol biosynthetic protein 28; this translates as MKALGWWLMLVGSLRLVSVWFGFFDIWALRLAVFSNTIMTEVHGRTFGVWTLLTCTLCFLCAFNLENKPLYLVTFLSFIYAFGHFLTEYLFYHTMALSNLTTVGIFAGTSIIWMLLQWNAHQQRHVKHS